A genomic window from Osmia bicornis bicornis chromosome 6, iOsmBic2.1, whole genome shotgun sequence includes:
- the LOC114871988 gene encoding tyrosine-protein kinase Drl-like isoform X3: MNFVVPVPSNIADLEFSWQSLAGHPLPYSMELDYDVVGVPGGVSGMMALLTPRVNVSARGEVPVTLQVFRIRLPCSGLVSAEIPLALRLNVTAPPATKYNDTVLVFKRNKICLQGVEAPPRNDSVRLEPGPLVNGAGTLYVAATCACALILVVGSVASAVYIRNSKARIQESQKTLPCCSYSAADTGGLARSSVLVRVDPRPGSANSGSYATIADLEPLYARPCGSRASYYASSHMTHLSQSTDPCEKARALAVSRSALYCRNVVQEGTFGRVYKGTLDLAGREQEVIIKTVTEVASAYQASLLVVEGSQLAGLVHANIASLAAACLDSSCPLLAYTSAPGVLNLKLYLTDGNHHPVTRDLVHVGAQVARAGAFLHGRGLLHRDIAARNCLIEPSSLHVQLADTALARDLFPQDYHCLGDNENRPIRWMALETLQHNQYSTATDVWSFGVFLWELATMGQQPYVEVDPFEMMACLRDGYRLVQPRPCPDELFAVMAVCWLGLSRDRPTMPQLLAYLQDFHDALGGFI, translated from the exons TTACCCTACTCGATGGAGTTGGATTACGACGTAGTAGGTGTTCCGGGTGGTGTTTCCGGAATGATGGCGCTGCTTACTCCGAGAGTGAACGTATCAGCCAGAGGGGAAGTACCAGTTACCTTGCAGGTCTTTAGGATCAGGCTACCCTGTTCGGGTCTCGTCAGTGCTGAAATTCCTTTGGCTTTGAGACTAAATGTCACCGCACCTCCTGCCACTAAATACAACGACACTGTTCTTGTCTTCAAAAGGAACAAGATTTGCTTGCAGG GGGTTGAAGCACCGCCAAGGAACGACTCGGTTCGCCTCGAGCCAGGACCGCTGGTGAACGGTGCTGGAACACTTTACGTCGCCGCGACGTGTGCGTGCGCCTTAATATTAGTCGTCGGCAGCGTAGCAAGCGCCGTGTATATTCGCAACAGCAAGGCTCGTATTCAAGAGTCGCA GAAAACACTGCCCTGTTGCAGCTATTCAGCGGCAGACACCGGTGGTCTGGCGAGAAGTTCTGTTCTGGTTAGAGTCGACCCACGACCCGGAAGCGCAAATTCCGGAAGTTACGCGACCATTGCCGACCTGGAGCCACTCTATGCGAGACCTTGCGGTTCTAGAGCGAGTTACTACGCTTCCAGCCATATGACGCATCTGAGTCAG TCGACAGACCCTTGCGAGAAAGCCAGAGCACTTGCTGTGTCAAGGTCCGCGTTGTACTGTCGCAATGTTGTACAAGAAGGCACATTTGGTCGCGTTTACAAGGGCACGTTGGATTTGGCAGGTCGCGAACAAGAAGTGATCATAAAGACAGTCACAG AAGTGGCGTCAGCTTATCAGGCGTCTTTGCTGGTGGTGGAGGGTTCCCAGTTGGCGGGATTAGTGCATGCAAACATAGCTTCTCTCGCAGCTGCTTGCCTGGATAGCTCTTGTCCATTATTGGCATACACAAGTGCGCCGGGAGTGTTGAATTTAAAGCTGTACCTTACCGACGGCAACCATCATCCTGTCACCAGGGATTTGGTGCACGTTGGCGCACAAGTTGCCAGGGCAGGGGCATTCTTGCACGGTAGAGGTCTCTTACACAG GGACATCGCTGCAAGAAATTGTCTGATCGAGCCAAGCAGCCTTCATGTGCAATTAGCTGATACAGCTTTGGCGCGAGATCTTTTCCCTCAGGATTACCACTGCCTCGGTGATAATGAGAATAGACCCATCCGGTGGATGGCTTTGGAAACACTCCAGCACAATCAGTACAGCACTGCAACGGACGTG TGGTCATTCGGGGTGTTCTTATGGGAGCTGGCGACGATGGGTCAACAGCCGTACGTCGAAGTGGATCCATTCGAAATGATGGCGTGTCTTCGCGATGGTTACCGACTGGTTCAACCAAGACCATGCCCAGACGAGCTTTTCGCCGTGATGGCCGTCTGTTGGTTAGGTCTTTCCAGAGATCGACCAACCATGCCTCAGCTTCTCGCTTATTTACAAGACTTTCACGACGCCCTGGGTGGCTTCATATAA